CAGGATGCGGCTCACCTGCACCACCGGCGTCCAGCGGCTGACCAGCAGGACGCCGGCCACGGCGCCGAGCGGGCCGGCGGCCAGCAGGATGCCGCCGGCGGCGGTCGAGCCCCCGTGCTCACGCGCGTACGGCAGCGACACCGCCTCAGGGGCGGTGAACGCCAGCAGCGTCACGATGGCCACCAGGAACAACGAGCGGGTGGGCACGTCGCGGTACAGGTAGCGCACGCCCTCCCGGACGTCGGCCACCCAGCCGCCCAAGCCGTGCACGGTGGCCGGCCGGGCCGCGGCGTTCGCCGTGACGAACGCGAAGATCAGCAGGCCCGAGGCGACGAAGGTCGCGGCGTCCAGCCACAGCGCCTGCTGGGTGCCCAGCGTCGCCACCACGATGCCGCCGATCGCCACGCCCGCGACCTGGTTGAACTGGAAGGTCATCTGCATCAGCGAGTTGGCGCGCAGGAAGAGCGGACGTTCCTCGAACATCTCGGCGAGCAGGGCCCGGCTGGCGGCGAAGAACGGCGCCCCGGACAGCTCGACGAGGAACAGCATCACCAGCAACAGCCAGATCGGCGCGCCCTGCGTGACGGCCAGCACGAGCAGCACCAGACCCAGGGAACGCAGGACGTCGCAGGCCACCATCACGGTGCGCCGCGGGATCCGGTCGGACAGCGGCCCGAGCAGGGCCTGGCCGAAGACGGCGGGCAGGTAGCTGACCGCGAACGCCGCGGCCGCGAACAACGCCGAGTTGGACTGGTGCAGGACCAGGGCGGCGAGCGCCACCCGGGCGAGCTGGTCGCCCCAGTCCGAGAGCACCCGGGCGAGGTACAGCGCGACGAAGTCAGGACGGCGCAGTGCGCGTCGGTACGTCGCGCCGACGCGCCGTTCGCTCCCCCGCCCGGTCACGGCAGGGACGTTACTCGATCCCGACGTCCGATTCGCCCCTTGCGTATCAGTCATAGAAAACCCGCTCGACCACTGAGCGGGCTCGGCGGGCCGACCGCCGGTAGTCGTCGACCAGAGCGGCGCCGGAGCCGGCCGGGTAGCCCACGATCCGCGCCACGCCCTCCAGGTCGCGCAGGTCGCTGGGCAGGGCGTCCACCGGTCGACCTCGCCACAGCACGGCGGCGTTGCGGAGCCGGGAGGCCAGGGTCCAGGACTGGGCGAGCACCTCGGCGTCGTCGACCGCGACCAGCCCGTGCTCGTGAGCCACCCGCAGGGCCGTCATGGTGCCGGTGTGCCGCAAGCCGGTCACCTCGTGCGCGTGCTGCAGCTGCAGCAGCTGGACGGTCCACTCCACGTCGGCCATGCCGCCTCGGCCGAGCTTGAGGTGGGTGCCCGGGTCGCCGCCACGGGGCAGCCGCTCGGCCTCCACCCGGGCCTTGACCCGCCGGACCTCCCGGACGTCCGTGTCCTTGATGCCCTGCGCCGGCCAGCGCACGGGGTCGATGAGCGCTCGGAAGCGGTCGGCCAGCTCGGGGTCACCTGCCAGCGGGGTCGCCCGGAGCAGGGCCTGTGCCTCCCAGACCAGCGACCACCGCTCGTAGTAGGCGGCGTAGGAGGCCAGGGACCGCACCAGG
This DNA window, taken from Angustibacter luteus, encodes the following:
- a CDS encoding MFS transporter, whose translation is MTGRGSERRVGATYRRALRRPDFVALYLARVLSDWGDQLARVALAALVLHQSNSALFAAAAFAVSYLPAVFGQALLGPLSDRIPRRTVMVACDVLRSLGLVLLVLAVTQGAPIWLLLVMLFLVELSGAPFFAASRALLAEMFEERPLFLRANSLMQMTFQFNQVAGVAIGGIVVATLGTQQALWLDAATFVASGLLIFAFVTANAAARPATVHGLGGWVADVREGVRYLYRDVPTRSLFLVAIVTLLAFTAPEAVSLPYAREHGGSTAAGGILLAAGPLGAVAGVLLVSRWTPVVQVSRILPMALLLPLPLLGVVLDPPWAVAGVLFVLAGVCQGFMVPLMATFTLLSPDELRGRLSAVAGSGFALVTATSFLAVGALADATNPALAVVVSAVLTLLLLVPVWRSWPRRELAEAAERAYS